One stretch of Rattus norvegicus strain BN/NHsdMcwi chromosome 12, GRCr8, whole genome shotgun sequence DNA includes these proteins:
- the Rsrc2 gene encoding arginine/serine-rich coiled-coil protein 2 isoform X1 — MIRTNFLLKQARRHESKDKSSKRHKSEEHNDKEHSSDKGRERLNSSENGEDRHKRKERKSSRGRSHSRSRSRERRHRSRSRERKKSRSRSRDRKKSRSRSRDRKKSRSRSRDRKRRIRTRSRSRSRHRHRTRSRSRSRSRSRDRKKRIEKPRRFSRSLSRTPSPPPFRGRNTAMDAQEALARRLERAKKLQEQREKEMVEKQKQQEMAAAAATGGSVLNVAALLASGTQVTPQIAMAAQMAALQAKALAETGIAVPSYYNPAAVNPMKFAEQEKKRKMLWQGKKEGDKSQSAEIWEKLNFGNKDQNVKFRKLMGIKSEDEAGCSSVDEESYKTLKQQEEVFRNLDAQYEMARSQTHTQRGMGLGFTSSMRGMDTV; from the exons ATGATAAG aaccaacttcttGTTAAAACAGGCAAGAAGACATGAATCCAAAGATAAGTCCTCTAAGAGACACAAGTCTGAGGAGCACAATGACAAAGAACATTCTTCTGACAAAGGAAGAGAGCGATTAAATTCATCTGAGAATGGTGAGGACAGACATAAACGCAAAGAAAGGAAGTCGTCACGGGGCAGAAGTCACTCGAGGTCTAGATCTCGTGAGAG GCGCCATCGCAGtagaagcagggaaaggaagaagtctcgGTCAAGGAGTAGGGATCGGAAAAAATCTCGatccagaagcagagacaggaagaagtcaagatcCAGAAGCAGGGATAGAAAACGGAGGATCAGAACACGTTCCCGGTCAAGATCCAGACACAGGCATAGGACTAGAAGCAGGAGCAGATCACGGAGTCGAAGTCG agatagaaagaagagAATCGAAAAACCAAGAAGATTTAGCAGAAGCCTAAGCCGGACACCTAGTCCGCCTCCCTTCAGAGGCAGAAACACAGCAATGGATGCCCAAGAAGCACTAGCTAGGAG ATTAGAAAGGGCAAAGAAATTACAAGAACAACGAGAAAAGGAAAtggttgaaaaacaaaaacaacaagaaatggCTGCAG CTGCAGCCACTGGAGGTTCTGTTCTTAATGTTGCTGCACTCTTGGCATCGGGAACGCAAGTTACTCCTCAGATAGCTATGGCAGCTCAAATGGCAGCCCTGCAAGCTAAGGCCTTGGCAGAGACTGGCATAGCTGTGCCCAGCTACTATAACCCAGCAGCTGTGAATCCCATGAAATTTGCTGagcaagagaaaaagaggaaaatgcTCTGGCAAGGCAAGAAAGAAGGC GACAAATCTCAGTCTGCTGAAATATGGGAAAAATTGAATTTTGGAAACAAGGACCAAAATGTCAAATTTAGGAAGTTAATGGGCATTAAG AGTGAAGATGAAGCCGGCTGTAGCTCTGTTGATGAAGAAAGTTACAAGACTttgaaacaacaagaagaagttTTTCGAAATCTTGATGCTCAGTATGAAATGGCAAgatcacagacccacacacagcgAGGGATGGGTTTGGGTTTCACATCTTCAATGCGTGGAATGGATACAGTTTGA
- the Rsrc2 gene encoding arginine/serine-rich coiled-coil protein 2 isoform 3 (isoform 3 is encoded by transcript variant 3), whose amino-acid sequence MAAIDTERDGLAPEKTSPDREKKKEQSDISVSPRASKHHYSRSRSRSRERKRKSDNDGRKHRSRSRSKEARRHESKDKSSKRHKSEEHNDKEHSSDKGRERLNSSENGEDRHKRKERKSSRGRSHSRSRSRERRHRSRSRERKKSRSRSRDRKKSRSRSRDRKKSRSRSRDRKRRIRTRSRSRSRHRHRTRSRSRSRSRSRDRKKRIEKPRRFSRSLSRTPSPPPFRGRNTAMDAQEALARRLERAKKLQEQREKEMVEKQKQQEMAAAAATGGSVLNVAALLASGTQVTPQIAMAAQMAALQAKALAETGIAVPSYYNPAAVNPMKFAEQEKKRKMLWQGKKEGDKSQSAEIWEKLNFGNKDQNVKFRKLMGIKSEDEAGCSSVDEESYKTLKQQEEVFRNLDAQYEMARSQTHTQRGMGLGFTSSMRGMDTV is encoded by the exons ATGGCG gCTATTGATACAGAACGAGATGGATTAGCCCCAGAAAAGACATCGCCAgatagagaaaagaagaaagaacagtcAGATATATCTGTTTCTCCTAGAGCCTCAAAACATCATTATTCAAGGTCGAGGTCAAGGTCAAGAGAAAGAAAACGAAAGTCAG atAATGATGGGAGAAAGCACAGGAGCCGGAGCAGAAGCAAAGAG GCAAGAAGACATGAATCCAAAGATAAGTCCTCTAAGAGACACAAGTCTGAGGAGCACAATGACAAAGAACATTCTTCTGACAAAGGAAGAGAGCGATTAAATTCATCTGAGAATGGTGAGGACAGACATAAACGCAAAGAAAGGAAGTCGTCACGGGGCAGAAGTCACTCGAGGTCTAGATCTCGTGAGAG GCGCCATCGCAGtagaagcagggaaaggaagaagtctcgGTCAAGGAGTAGGGATCGGAAAAAATCTCGatccagaagcagagacaggaagaagtcaagatcCAGAAGCAGGGATAGAAAACGGAGGATCAGAACACGTTCCCGGTCAAGATCCAGACACAGGCATAGGACTAGAAGCAGGAGCAGATCACGGAGTCGAAGTCG agatagaaagaagagAATCGAAAAACCAAGAAGATTTAGCAGAAGCCTAAGCCGGACACCTAGTCCGCCTCCCTTCAGAGGCAGAAACACAGCAATGGATGCCCAAGAAGCACTAGCTAGGAG ATTAGAAAGGGCAAAGAAATTACAAGAACAACGAGAAAAGGAAAtggttgaaaaacaaaaacaacaagaaatggCTGCAG CTGCAGCCACTGGAGGTTCTGTTCTTAATGTTGCTGCACTCTTGGCATCGGGAACGCAAGTTACTCCTCAGATAGCTATGGCAGCTCAAATGGCAGCCCTGCAAGCTAAGGCCTTGGCAGAGACTGGCATAGCTGTGCCCAGCTACTATAACCCAGCAGCTGTGAATCCCATGAAATTTGCTGagcaagagaaaaagaggaaaatgcTCTGGCAAGGCAAGAAAGAAGGC GACAAATCTCAGTCTGCTGAAATATGGGAAAAATTGAATTTTGGAAACAAGGACCAAAATGTCAAATTTAGGAAGTTAATGGGCATTAAG AGTGAAGATGAAGCCGGCTGTAGCTCTGTTGATGAAGAAAGTTACAAGACTttgaaacaacaagaagaagttTTTCGAAATCTTGATGCTCAGTATGAAATGGCAAgatcacagacccacacacagcgAGGGATGGGTTTGGGTTTCACATCTTCAATGCGTGGAATGGATACAGTTTGA
- the Rsrc2 gene encoding arginine/serine-rich coiled-coil protein 2 isoform 2 (isoform 2 is encoded by transcript variant 2) has translation MAAIDTERDGLAPEKTSPDREKKKEQSDISVSPRASKHHYSRSRSRSRERKRKSDNDGRKHRSRSRSKEARRHESKDKSSKRHKSEEHNDKEHSSDKGRERLNSSENGEDRHKRKERKSSRGRSHSRSRSRERRHRSRSRERKKSRSRSRDRKKSRSRSRDRKKSRSRSRDRKRRIRTRSRSRSRHRHRTRSRSRSRSRSRDRKKRIEKPRRFSRSLSRTPSPPPFRGRNTAMDAQEALARRLERAKKLQEQREKEMVEKQKQQEMAAAAAATGGSVLNVAALLASGTQVTPQIAMAAQMAALQAKALAETGIAVPSYYNPAAVNPMKFAEQEKKRKMLWQGKKEGDKSQSAEIWEKLNFGNKDQNVKFRKLMGIKSEDEAGCSSVDEESYKTLKQQEEVFRNLDAQYEMARSQTHTQRGMGLGFTSSMRGMDTV, from the exons ATGGCG gCTATTGATACAGAACGAGATGGATTAGCCCCAGAAAAGACATCGCCAgatagagaaaagaagaaagaacagtcAGATATATCTGTTTCTCCTAGAGCCTCAAAACATCATTATTCAAGGTCGAGGTCAAGGTCAAGAGAAAGAAAACGAAAGTCAG atAATGATGGGAGAAAGCACAGGAGCCGGAGCAGAAGCAAAGAG GCAAGAAGACATGAATCCAAAGATAAGTCCTCTAAGAGACACAAGTCTGAGGAGCACAATGACAAAGAACATTCTTCTGACAAAGGAAGAGAGCGATTAAATTCATCTGAGAATGGTGAGGACAGACATAAACGCAAAGAAAGGAAGTCGTCACGGGGCAGAAGTCACTCGAGGTCTAGATCTCGTGAGAG GCGCCATCGCAGtagaagcagggaaaggaagaagtctcgGTCAAGGAGTAGGGATCGGAAAAAATCTCGatccagaagcagagacaggaagaagtcaagatcCAGAAGCAGGGATAGAAAACGGAGGATCAGAACACGTTCCCGGTCAAGATCCAGACACAGGCATAGGACTAGAAGCAGGAGCAGATCACGGAGTCGAAGTCG agatagaaagaagagAATCGAAAAACCAAGAAGATTTAGCAGAAGCCTAAGCCGGACACCTAGTCCGCCTCCCTTCAGAGGCAGAAACACAGCAATGGATGCCCAAGAAGCACTAGCTAGGAG ATTAGAAAGGGCAAAGAAATTACAAGAACAACGAGAAAAGGAAAtggttgaaaaacaaaaacaacaagaaatggCTGCAG CAGCTGCAGCCACTGGAGGTTCTGTTCTTAATGTTGCTGCACTCTTGGCATCGGGAACGCAAGTTACTCCTCAGATAGCTATGGCAGCTCAAATGGCAGCCCTGCAAGCTAAGGCCTTGGCAGAGACTGGCATAGCTGTGCCCAGCTACTATAACCCAGCAGCTGTGAATCCCATGAAATTTGCTGagcaagagaaaaagaggaaaatgcTCTGGCAAGGCAAGAAAGAAGGC GACAAATCTCAGTCTGCTGAAATATGGGAAAAATTGAATTTTGGAAACAAGGACCAAAATGTCAAATTTAGGAAGTTAATGGGCATTAAG AGTGAAGATGAAGCCGGCTGTAGCTCTGTTGATGAAGAAAGTTACAAGACTttgaaacaacaagaagaagttTTTCGAAATCTTGATGCTCAGTATGAAATGGCAAgatcacagacccacacacagcgAGGGATGGGTTTGGGTTTCACATCTTCAATGCGTGGAATGGATACAGTTTGA
- the Rsrc2 gene encoding arginine/serine-rich coiled-coil protein 2 isoform 1 (isoform 1 is encoded by transcript variant 1) — protein sequence MIRTNFLLKQARRHESKDKSSKRHKSEEHNDKEHSSDKGRERLNSSENGEDRHKRKERKSSRGRSHSRSRSRERRHRSRSRERKKSRSRSRDRKKSRSRSRDRKKSRSRSRDRKRRIRTRSRSRSRHRHRTRSRSRSRSRSRDRKKRIEKPRRFSRSLSRTPSPPPFRGRNTAMDAQEALARRLERAKKLQEQREKEMVEKQKQQEMAAAAAATGGSVLNVAALLASGTQVTPQIAMAAQMAALQAKALAETGIAVPSYYNPAAVNPMKFAEQEKKRKMLWQGKKEGDKSQSAEIWEKLNFGNKDQNVKFRKLMGIKSEDEAGCSSVDEESYKTLKQQEEVFRNLDAQYEMARSQTHTQRGMGLGFTSSMRGMDTV from the exons ATGATAAG aaccaacttcttGTTAAAACAGGCAAGAAGACATGAATCCAAAGATAAGTCCTCTAAGAGACACAAGTCTGAGGAGCACAATGACAAAGAACATTCTTCTGACAAAGGAAGAGAGCGATTAAATTCATCTGAGAATGGTGAGGACAGACATAAACGCAAAGAAAGGAAGTCGTCACGGGGCAGAAGTCACTCGAGGTCTAGATCTCGTGAGAG GCGCCATCGCAGtagaagcagggaaaggaagaagtctcgGTCAAGGAGTAGGGATCGGAAAAAATCTCGatccagaagcagagacaggaagaagtcaagatcCAGAAGCAGGGATAGAAAACGGAGGATCAGAACACGTTCCCGGTCAAGATCCAGACACAGGCATAGGACTAGAAGCAGGAGCAGATCACGGAGTCGAAGTCG agatagaaagaagagAATCGAAAAACCAAGAAGATTTAGCAGAAGCCTAAGCCGGACACCTAGTCCGCCTCCCTTCAGAGGCAGAAACACAGCAATGGATGCCCAAGAAGCACTAGCTAGGAG ATTAGAAAGGGCAAAGAAATTACAAGAACAACGAGAAAAGGAAAtggttgaaaaacaaaaacaacaagaaatggCTGCAG CAGCTGCAGCCACTGGAGGTTCTGTTCTTAATGTTGCTGCACTCTTGGCATCGGGAACGCAAGTTACTCCTCAGATAGCTATGGCAGCTCAAATGGCAGCCCTGCAAGCTAAGGCCTTGGCAGAGACTGGCATAGCTGTGCCCAGCTACTATAACCCAGCAGCTGTGAATCCCATGAAATTTGCTGagcaagagaaaaagaggaaaatgcTCTGGCAAGGCAAGAAAGAAGGC GACAAATCTCAGTCTGCTGAAATATGGGAAAAATTGAATTTTGGAAACAAGGACCAAAATGTCAAATTTAGGAAGTTAATGGGCATTAAG AGTGAAGATGAAGCCGGCTGTAGCTCTGTTGATGAAGAAAGTTACAAGACTttgaaacaacaagaagaagttTTTCGAAATCTTGATGCTCAGTATGAAATGGCAAgatcacagacccacacacagcgAGGGATGGGTTTGGGTTTCACATCTTCAATGCGTGGAATGGATACAGTTTGA